A genomic region of Echeneis naucrates chromosome 24, fEcheNa1.1, whole genome shotgun sequence contains the following coding sequences:
- the LOC115037374 gene encoding kunitz-type protease inhibitor 1-like isoform X1: protein MSSSSSLLFLLLLPLLRRSGAAADSGCGASFRPGQEDFVLDVEDSVRDGAALLATAYVRSPEDCELRCCGNPRCNLALLEPPGTGAADNHTVPDARTCVLFSCVSRNRFVCRFVNQIGYQSYVKESVFQKHLEGPQEPGEPIAIAGRDVIVQPGQTVTLNGTESLTLGDAHITHYRWRQLSGDPGVKMEVKSAHEEQSFDSKERETASLINMNVLLTVSVADLWGQSQQTRTWSIQVSFGGLAVSCGPSESAGLWRVWFHSEPVLLQDTDLPDQVWLSNLQIGSYVFQLTVEDSNRLSAVANVTVLVLNPEQTALFCLAPRKVGPCRAAFPRWHYDATTGSCEQFMFGGCKQNHNNYLSEEECMSACRGVTATAERGAALPATEDCGSPCGLGQLTCRSGCCVDRSVECDGVRHCSDGSDEEHCGKLNQTFSRLLNINVNQTTARCTEPPRTGPCRASHTRWYYDPLNRKCYRFTFGGCDGNNNNFEEEQKCSKTCTGVSERHLYSRGMFDRFEVEEKTDESGSIALAVLLSVAILALLAILTYCFLKARRKRSHRSVHTGPAHVALSEQDTLVYNSTTKPI, encoded by the exons atgtcctcctcttcctccctcctcttcctcctcctgctgccgctgctgcggCGCAGCGGCGCGGCTGCGGATTCGGGCTGCGGCGCTTCTTTCCGGCCCGGTCAGGAGGACTTCGTGCTGGACGTGGAGGACTCGGTGAGGGACGGGGCGGCGCTTCTGGCCACCGCCTACGTCCGCTCCCCGGAGGACTGTGAGCTCCGCTGCTGCGGGAACCCGCGCTGCAACCTGGCGCTTTTAGAGCCGCCCGGAACCGGAGCGGCAGACAATCACACCGTGCCGGACGCGCGTACGTGCGTCTTGTTCAGCTGCGTCAGCAGAAACCGGTTCGTGTGCAGGTTCGTGAACCAGATCGGTTACCAGAGCTACGTCAAAGAGTCCGTGTTCCAGAAACACCTGGAGGGGCCGCAAGAACCAG GTGAACCCATCGCCATCGCAGGTCGTGATGTCATCGTCCAGCCTGGACAGACGGTGACGCTGAATGGGACAGAGAGCCTGACGCTGGGAGACGCCCACATCACCCACTACCGCTGGAGGCAGCTGAGCGGAGACCCTGGAGTCAAGATGGAGGTAAAATCTGCTCATGAGGAGCAGAGCTTTGAtagcaaagagagagaaacagcaagTCTAATAAATATGAACGTCCTGTTGACAGTTAGTGTAGCCGACCTCTGGGGTCAAAGTCAGCAGACCAGAACTTGGTCCATCCAGGTGAGTTTTGGTGGATTGGCTGTGTCATGTGGTCCTTCAGAGTCCGCCGGTCTTTGGAGGGTGTGGTTTCATTCTGAGCCTGTTCTCCTGCAGGACACTGATCTACCTGACCAGGTGTGGCTGTCCAACCTGCAGATCGGCTCCTACGTCTTCCAGCTGACCGTCGAAGACTCCAACCGCCTGTCAGCTGTCGCTAACGTTACCGTCCTTGTTCTCAACCCCGAGCAGACTGCCT TGTTCTGTTTGGCTCCACGGAAGGTCGGACCGTGTCGTGCCGCCTTCCCTCGCTGGCATTACGACGCCACGACCGGCAGCTGTGAGCAGTTCATGTTTGGAGGCTGTAAACAGAACCACAACAACTACCTGAGTGAGGAGGAGTGTATGAGCGCCTGCAGAGGAGTCACAG caacagcagagaggGGCGCCGCTCTCCCTGCCACAG AGGACTGTGGATCTCCATGTGGTCTTGGTCAACTGACCTGCAGGAGTGGCTGCTGTGTGGACAGAAGTGTGGAGTGTGATGGTGTGAGACACTGCAGCGATGGATCAGATGAGGAGCACTGCGGCAAAT TGAATCAGACGTTCAGTCGGCTGCTGAACATCAACGTCAACCAGACCACAG CTCGCTGCACAGAGCCCCCCCGTACTGGTCCATGTCGGGCGAGTCACACCCGGTGGTACTATGACCCCCTGAACAGGAAGTGCTACCGCTTCACCTTCGGCGGCTGtgatggaaacaacaacaactttgagGAGGAACAGAAATGCAGCAAGACCTGCACCGGCGTGAGCG agcgTCACCTTTACTCTAGGGGGATGTTTGACCGTTttgaggtggaggagaagacaGACGAATCAG GTTCCATAGCACTGGCTGTGTTGCTGTCGGTGGCCATCTTGGCTCTGTTGGCCATCCTGACCTACTGCTTCCTGAAGGCCAGGAGGAAGCGCTCCCATAGGTCCGTTCACACAGGCCCTGCCCATGTTGCACTGTCAGAGCAGGACACGCTGGTTTACAACAGCACCACCAAACCTATATGA
- the LOC115037374 gene encoding kunitz-type protease inhibitor 1-like isoform X2, whose translation MSSSSSLLFLLLLPLLRRSGAAADSGCGASFRPGQEDFVLDVEDSVRDGAALLATAYVRSPEDCELRCCGNPRCNLALLEPPGTGAADNHTVPDARTCVLFSCVSRNRFVCRFVNQIGYQSYVKESVFQKHLEGPQEPGEPIAIAGRDVIVQPGQTVTLNGTESLTLGDAHITHYRWRQLSGDPGVKMEVKSAHEEQSFDSKERETASLINMNVLLTVSVADLWGQSQQTRTWSIQDTDLPDQVWLSNLQIGSYVFQLTVEDSNRLSAVANVTVLVLNPEQTALFCLAPRKVGPCRAAFPRWHYDATTGSCEQFMFGGCKQNHNNYLSEEECMSACRGVTATAERGAALPATEDCGSPCGLGQLTCRSGCCVDRSVECDGVRHCSDGSDEEHCGKLNQTFSRLLNINVNQTTARCTEPPRTGPCRASHTRWYYDPLNRKCYRFTFGGCDGNNNNFEEEQKCSKTCTGVSERHLYSRGMFDRFEVEEKTDESGSIALAVLLSVAILALLAILTYCFLKARRKRSHRSVHTGPAHVALSEQDTLVYNSTTKPI comes from the exons atgtcctcctcttcctccctcctcttcctcctcctgctgccgctgctgcggCGCAGCGGCGCGGCTGCGGATTCGGGCTGCGGCGCTTCTTTCCGGCCCGGTCAGGAGGACTTCGTGCTGGACGTGGAGGACTCGGTGAGGGACGGGGCGGCGCTTCTGGCCACCGCCTACGTCCGCTCCCCGGAGGACTGTGAGCTCCGCTGCTGCGGGAACCCGCGCTGCAACCTGGCGCTTTTAGAGCCGCCCGGAACCGGAGCGGCAGACAATCACACCGTGCCGGACGCGCGTACGTGCGTCTTGTTCAGCTGCGTCAGCAGAAACCGGTTCGTGTGCAGGTTCGTGAACCAGATCGGTTACCAGAGCTACGTCAAAGAGTCCGTGTTCCAGAAACACCTGGAGGGGCCGCAAGAACCAG GTGAACCCATCGCCATCGCAGGTCGTGATGTCATCGTCCAGCCTGGACAGACGGTGACGCTGAATGGGACAGAGAGCCTGACGCTGGGAGACGCCCACATCACCCACTACCGCTGGAGGCAGCTGAGCGGAGACCCTGGAGTCAAGATGGAGGTAAAATCTGCTCATGAGGAGCAGAGCTTTGAtagcaaagagagagaaacagcaagTCTAATAAATATGAACGTCCTGTTGACAGTTAGTGTAGCCGACCTCTGGGGTCAAAGTCAGCAGACCAGAACTTGGTCCATCCAG GACACTGATCTACCTGACCAGGTGTGGCTGTCCAACCTGCAGATCGGCTCCTACGTCTTCCAGCTGACCGTCGAAGACTCCAACCGCCTGTCAGCTGTCGCTAACGTTACCGTCCTTGTTCTCAACCCCGAGCAGACTGCCT TGTTCTGTTTGGCTCCACGGAAGGTCGGACCGTGTCGTGCCGCCTTCCCTCGCTGGCATTACGACGCCACGACCGGCAGCTGTGAGCAGTTCATGTTTGGAGGCTGTAAACAGAACCACAACAACTACCTGAGTGAGGAGGAGTGTATGAGCGCCTGCAGAGGAGTCACAG caacagcagagaggGGCGCCGCTCTCCCTGCCACAG AGGACTGTGGATCTCCATGTGGTCTTGGTCAACTGACCTGCAGGAGTGGCTGCTGTGTGGACAGAAGTGTGGAGTGTGATGGTGTGAGACACTGCAGCGATGGATCAGATGAGGAGCACTGCGGCAAAT TGAATCAGACGTTCAGTCGGCTGCTGAACATCAACGTCAACCAGACCACAG CTCGCTGCACAGAGCCCCCCCGTACTGGTCCATGTCGGGCGAGTCACACCCGGTGGTACTATGACCCCCTGAACAGGAAGTGCTACCGCTTCACCTTCGGCGGCTGtgatggaaacaacaacaactttgagGAGGAACAGAAATGCAGCAAGACCTGCACCGGCGTGAGCG agcgTCACCTTTACTCTAGGGGGATGTTTGACCGTTttgaggtggaggagaagacaGACGAATCAG GTTCCATAGCACTGGCTGTGTTGCTGTCGGTGGCCATCTTGGCTCTGTTGGCCATCCTGACCTACTGCTTCCTGAAGGCCAGGAGGAAGCGCTCCCATAGGTCCGTTCACACAGGCCCTGCCCATGTTGCACTGTCAGAGCAGGACACGCTGGTTTACAACAGCACCACCAAACCTATATGA
- the LOC115037374 gene encoding kunitz-type protease inhibitor 1-like isoform X4 produces the protein MSSSSSLLFLLLLPLLRRSGAAADSGCGASFRPGQEDFVLDVEDSVRDGAALLATAYVRSPEDCELRCCGNPRCNLALLEPPGTGAADNHTVPDARTCVLFSCVSRNRFVCRFVNQIGYQSYVKESVFQKHLEGPQEPGEPIAIAGRDVIVQPGQTVTLNGTESLTLGDAHITHYRWRQLSGDPGVKMEDTDLPDQVWLSNLQIGSYVFQLTVEDSNRLSAVANVTVLVLNPEQTALFCLAPRKVGPCRAAFPRWHYDATTGSCEQFMFGGCKQNHNNYLSEEECMSACRGVTATAERGAALPATEDCGSPCGLGQLTCRSGCCVDRSVECDGVRHCSDGSDEEHCGKLNQTFSRLLNINVNQTTARCTEPPRTGPCRASHTRWYYDPLNRKCYRFTFGGCDGNNNNFEEEQKCSKTCTGVSERHLYSRGMFDRFEVEEKTDESGSIALAVLLSVAILALLAILTYCFLKARRKRSHRSVHTGPAHVALSEQDTLVYNSTTKPI, from the exons atgtcctcctcttcctccctcctcttcctcctcctgctgccgctgctgcggCGCAGCGGCGCGGCTGCGGATTCGGGCTGCGGCGCTTCTTTCCGGCCCGGTCAGGAGGACTTCGTGCTGGACGTGGAGGACTCGGTGAGGGACGGGGCGGCGCTTCTGGCCACCGCCTACGTCCGCTCCCCGGAGGACTGTGAGCTCCGCTGCTGCGGGAACCCGCGCTGCAACCTGGCGCTTTTAGAGCCGCCCGGAACCGGAGCGGCAGACAATCACACCGTGCCGGACGCGCGTACGTGCGTCTTGTTCAGCTGCGTCAGCAGAAACCGGTTCGTGTGCAGGTTCGTGAACCAGATCGGTTACCAGAGCTACGTCAAAGAGTCCGTGTTCCAGAAACACCTGGAGGGGCCGCAAGAACCAG GTGAACCCATCGCCATCGCAGGTCGTGATGTCATCGTCCAGCCTGGACAGACGGTGACGCTGAATGGGACAGAGAGCCTGACGCTGGGAGACGCCCACATCACCCACTACCGCTGGAGGCAGCTGAGCGGAGACCCTGGAGTCAAGATGGAG GACACTGATCTACCTGACCAGGTGTGGCTGTCCAACCTGCAGATCGGCTCCTACGTCTTCCAGCTGACCGTCGAAGACTCCAACCGCCTGTCAGCTGTCGCTAACGTTACCGTCCTTGTTCTCAACCCCGAGCAGACTGCCT TGTTCTGTTTGGCTCCACGGAAGGTCGGACCGTGTCGTGCCGCCTTCCCTCGCTGGCATTACGACGCCACGACCGGCAGCTGTGAGCAGTTCATGTTTGGAGGCTGTAAACAGAACCACAACAACTACCTGAGTGAGGAGGAGTGTATGAGCGCCTGCAGAGGAGTCACAG caacagcagagaggGGCGCCGCTCTCCCTGCCACAG AGGACTGTGGATCTCCATGTGGTCTTGGTCAACTGACCTGCAGGAGTGGCTGCTGTGTGGACAGAAGTGTGGAGTGTGATGGTGTGAGACACTGCAGCGATGGATCAGATGAGGAGCACTGCGGCAAAT TGAATCAGACGTTCAGTCGGCTGCTGAACATCAACGTCAACCAGACCACAG CTCGCTGCACAGAGCCCCCCCGTACTGGTCCATGTCGGGCGAGTCACACCCGGTGGTACTATGACCCCCTGAACAGGAAGTGCTACCGCTTCACCTTCGGCGGCTGtgatggaaacaacaacaactttgagGAGGAACAGAAATGCAGCAAGACCTGCACCGGCGTGAGCG agcgTCACCTTTACTCTAGGGGGATGTTTGACCGTTttgaggtggaggagaagacaGACGAATCAG GTTCCATAGCACTGGCTGTGTTGCTGTCGGTGGCCATCTTGGCTCTGTTGGCCATCCTGACCTACTGCTTCCTGAAGGCCAGGAGGAAGCGCTCCCATAGGTCCGTTCACACAGGCCCTGCCCATGTTGCACTGTCAGAGCAGGACACGCTGGTTTACAACAGCACCACCAAACCTATATGA
- the LOC115037374 gene encoding kunitz-type protease inhibitor 1-like isoform X3: MSSSSSLLFLLLLPLLRRSGAAADSGCGASFRPGQEDFVLDVEDSVRDGAALLATAYVRSPEDCELRCCGNPRCNLALLEPPGTGAADNHTVPDARTCVLFSCVSRNRFVCRFVNQIGYQSYVKESVFQKHLEGPQEPGEPIAIAGRDVIVQPGQTVTLNGTESLTLGDAHITHYRWRQLSGDPGVKMEVKSAHEEQSFDSKERETASLINMNVLLTVSVADLWGQSQQTRTWSIQVSFGGLAVSCGPSESAGLWRVWFHSEPVLLQDTDLPDQVWLSNLQIGSYVFQLTVEDSNRLSAVANVTVLVLNPEQTALFCLAPRKVGPCRAAFPRWHYDATTGSCEQFMFGGCKQNHNNYLSEEECMSACRGVTATAERGAALPATEDCGSPCGLGQLTCRSGCCVDRSVECDGVRHCSDGSDEEHCGKLNQTFSRLLNINVNQTTARCTEPPRTGPCRASHTRWYYDPLNRKCYRFTFGGCDGNNNNFEEEQKCSKTCTGVSGMEIASPLL; encoded by the exons atgtcctcctcttcctccctcctcttcctcctcctgctgccgctgctgcggCGCAGCGGCGCGGCTGCGGATTCGGGCTGCGGCGCTTCTTTCCGGCCCGGTCAGGAGGACTTCGTGCTGGACGTGGAGGACTCGGTGAGGGACGGGGCGGCGCTTCTGGCCACCGCCTACGTCCGCTCCCCGGAGGACTGTGAGCTCCGCTGCTGCGGGAACCCGCGCTGCAACCTGGCGCTTTTAGAGCCGCCCGGAACCGGAGCGGCAGACAATCACACCGTGCCGGACGCGCGTACGTGCGTCTTGTTCAGCTGCGTCAGCAGAAACCGGTTCGTGTGCAGGTTCGTGAACCAGATCGGTTACCAGAGCTACGTCAAAGAGTCCGTGTTCCAGAAACACCTGGAGGGGCCGCAAGAACCAG GTGAACCCATCGCCATCGCAGGTCGTGATGTCATCGTCCAGCCTGGACAGACGGTGACGCTGAATGGGACAGAGAGCCTGACGCTGGGAGACGCCCACATCACCCACTACCGCTGGAGGCAGCTGAGCGGAGACCCTGGAGTCAAGATGGAGGTAAAATCTGCTCATGAGGAGCAGAGCTTTGAtagcaaagagagagaaacagcaagTCTAATAAATATGAACGTCCTGTTGACAGTTAGTGTAGCCGACCTCTGGGGTCAAAGTCAGCAGACCAGAACTTGGTCCATCCAGGTGAGTTTTGGTGGATTGGCTGTGTCATGTGGTCCTTCAGAGTCCGCCGGTCTTTGGAGGGTGTGGTTTCATTCTGAGCCTGTTCTCCTGCAGGACACTGATCTACCTGACCAGGTGTGGCTGTCCAACCTGCAGATCGGCTCCTACGTCTTCCAGCTGACCGTCGAAGACTCCAACCGCCTGTCAGCTGTCGCTAACGTTACCGTCCTTGTTCTCAACCCCGAGCAGACTGCCT TGTTCTGTTTGGCTCCACGGAAGGTCGGACCGTGTCGTGCCGCCTTCCCTCGCTGGCATTACGACGCCACGACCGGCAGCTGTGAGCAGTTCATGTTTGGAGGCTGTAAACAGAACCACAACAACTACCTGAGTGAGGAGGAGTGTATGAGCGCCTGCAGAGGAGTCACAG caacagcagagaggGGCGCCGCTCTCCCTGCCACAG AGGACTGTGGATCTCCATGTGGTCTTGGTCAACTGACCTGCAGGAGTGGCTGCTGTGTGGACAGAAGTGTGGAGTGTGATGGTGTGAGACACTGCAGCGATGGATCAGATGAGGAGCACTGCGGCAAAT TGAATCAGACGTTCAGTCGGCTGCTGAACATCAACGTCAACCAGACCACAG CTCGCTGCACAGAGCCCCCCCGTACTGGTCCATGTCGGGCGAGTCACACCCGGTGGTACTATGACCCCCTGAACAGGAAGTGCTACCGCTTCACCTTCGGCGGCTGtgatggaaacaacaacaactttgagGAGGAACAGAAATGCAGCAAGACCTGCACCGGCGTGAGCGGTATGGAAAT agcgTCACCTTTACTCTAG
- the bub1ba gene encoding mitotic checkpoint serine/threonine-protein kinase BUB1 beta yields MQNRTEAETPPTFSGAAMAEGQAMQVGYDPTLTQSARQSKTHFSAGVGLQEEGGAFEYNVYCKELLMRGGEEYTFEELRAQRYFQQRQKEMDERLRHLKEVKEQLSQELEDKKRLLLLRTSQVVNEALPSQTRDSGLPSVAASSFQIYDETQSAATQPSGNSELPDDMLLSSDERRLCLRISSPPPPGESVIPVDDSAAQHSQMVVQSQTQELASAGHSKTTEDLQTRPPSVPQNLVSRTTKNLSPIQETSVEASSLTSLGEDQDQHQGEVEHVQSPGGAVDPCDPDVRQQLLNCHNVASCQCFHFESQPLPQMCSCLQLGDRVYHIYSRVLDGGAFSVYNGVFEDKCALIKVDSSCVPWDLHQFNRLKKVWSSAANPLPLISCFLFLDGCITIYTSPSDQMFTDLSACVPSDNTVGLVAVGLLQLAMQLHSCGLVHAALQPSALTCYHRAFITPDLVFPMDWSSSVDLELQQDVTSAQQLCSAQTYIELGLLEPTAPPQLLDLVGVAETVHVLLTNSKMVLVKDAAGWMPKQFSGDEPCDMFSRMWRRFFRALLNANSGSSLSILLELKEQLSTLYH; encoded by the exons ATGCAAAACCGGACAGAGGCGGAGACACCGCCTACCTTCTCAG GTGCAGCCATGGCAGAGGGTCAGGCGATGCAGGTGGGATACGATCCCACGCTCACACA GTCGGCCCGTCAGAGTAAAACACACTTTAGTGCAGGGGTGGGCCTGCAAGAAGAGGGCGGAGCCTTTGAGTACAACGTGTACTGCAAAGAGCTGctgatgagaggaggagaggagtacACGTTTGAAGAGCTTCGAGCTCAGAGATACTTccaacagagacagaaggagatgGATG AGAGACTGAGACATCTGAAGGAAGTGAAGGAGCAGCTGAGTCAAGAACTGGAGGATAAGAAGAGATTGTTATTGCTGAGGACATCACAG GTGGTTAATGAAGCCTTGCCGTCTCAGACCAGAGACTCTGGTCTGCCTTCAGTTGCAGCCTCCTCCTTTCAGATCTATGATGAGACACAGTCTGCTGCCACACAGCCTTCTGG AAACTCTGAACTGCCGGACGACATGCTCTTGTCTTCTGATGAGAGAAGACTATGTCTGAGGATCAGCAGTCCTCCACCGCCAGGAGAGTCTGTGATACCAG TTGATGACTCTGCTGCTCAACACTCTCAG ATGGTGGTCCAGAGTCAGACCCAGGAATTGGCTTCTGCAG GTCACAGCAAGACCACTGAGGATCTTCAGACTCGGCCCCCCTCTGTCCCTCAGAACCTAGTCTCCAGAACAACAAAGAATCTAAGTCCCATCCAGGAAACCAGTGTAGAGGCTTCCTCTTTGACCTCACTGGgagaggaccaggaccagcaccaggGGGAGGTGGAGCACGTTCAGTCACCTG GGGGCGCTGTAGATCCTTGTGACCCAGATGTTAGGCAGCAGTTGTTGAACTGCCACAATGTCGCTTCCTGTCAATGTTTTCACTTCGAGTCCCAGCCACTCCCTCAAATGTGCAGTTGTCTACAGCTGG gggacagaGTGTATCATATCTACTCCAGAGTTCTGGACGGAGGAGCTTTCTCAGTCTATAATGGAGTATTTGAGGACAAGTGCGCTCTCATCAAG GTGGACAGCTCTTGTGTTCCCTGGGATCTTCATCAGTTTAATCGACTGAAGAAGGTCTGGTCCTCTGCTGCCAACCCGCTTCCCctgatcagctgcttcctgttcctGGACGGCTGTATCACCATCTACACCAGTCCATCTGATCAAATGTTCACG GATCTGTCAGCGTGTGTTCCCAGTGACAACACAGTTGGTCTTGTAGCTGTTGGCCTCCTTCAGCTGGCCATGCAGCTGCACTCCTGTGGGCTGGTCCATGCAGCGCTGCAGCCAAGTGCCCTAACCTGTTACCACAG AGCTTTCATCACTCCTGACTTGGTCTTCCCAATGGACTGGTCTTCCTCAGTGGACCTGGAGCTCCAGCAAGATGTCACATCAGCACAGCAGCTTTGCTCAGCTCAGACTTACATTGAATTGGGTCTCCTTGAGCCAACCGCTCCGCCACAGCTG CTGGATCTGGTAGGTGTGGCTGAAACTGTTCATGTCCTCCTGACAAACAGCAAGATGGTTCTGGTGAAAGACGCTGCTGGCTGGATGCCGAAGCAATTCAGCGGAGATGAACCCTG CGACATGTTCTCCAGGATGTGGAGGAGGTTTTTCCGGGCACTCCTGAATGCCAACAGTGGCTCGTCATTGTCCATCCTATTGGAGCTGAAGGAGCAGCTGTCAACACTTTACCACTAA